In Candidatus Kryptobacter tengchongensis, a genomic segment contains:
- a CDS encoding Rubrerythrin: protein MAVETKKGFVEILRNLFVPYFSEREELLKILNENYSKEITIAKMMDEHAEIIPFDFLKDKLKKIAEEERKHAEKFKQKIAELGGSVNPSAKIYDVKTGSIHNEKGFRKLVADLEFDKEIYEDYISQINRIENEDVKKLLREIVEDEVRHKDVLMDIVMRLC from the coding sequence ATGGCGGTTGAAACGAAAAAGGGTTTCGTTGAAATTTTGAGAAATTTGTTTGTGCCTTATTTTTCAGAAAGAGAAGAACTTTTAAAAATCTTGAATGAAAATTATTCAAAAGAGATAACTATAGCAAAAATGATGGACGAGCATGCTGAGATAATACCTTTTGATTTTTTAAAGGATAAACTTAAAAAAATTGCAGAGGAGGAGCGAAAGCACGCGGAAAAATTTAAACAAAAAATCGCTGAGCTTGGTGGAAGTGTGAATCCGTCAGCAAAAATTTACGATGTTAAGACAGGGTCAATTCATAATGAGAAGGGTTTTAGAAAGCTTGTTGCAGACCTTGAGTTTGACAAGGAGATTTATGAGGATTATATCTCACAGATCAATAGGATAGAAAACGAGGATGTAAAAAAACTGCTTCGTGAGATAGTTGAGGATGAAGTAAGACATAAAGATGTCTTGATGGACATAGTGATGCGGTTGTGTTGA
- a CDS encoding HSP20 family protein yields MTLIRWTPIRDLATEIFDLQREINRMFDRFFRGFEEEEELKVMKWSPRVDISETDDEYIVRADVPGVSKDDIKITIKDNVLTISGEKKQEKETKNENFHRIERVYGSFTRTFTLPGAVKVDKVEARFKDGVLTIKLPKVEEAKAKEIEVKVD; encoded by the coding sequence ATGACACTCATCAGATGGACTCCAATAAGGGATTTGGCGACCGAAATTTTTGACCTCCAGAGGGAAATAAACAGAATGTTTGACAGATTTTTCCGTGGCTTTGAAGAGGAAGAGGAACTCAAAGTGATGAAATGGAGCCCAAGGGTTGATATCTCTGAAACAGATGATGAATATATTGTGAGAGCTGATGTTCCAGGTGTGAGCAAGGATGACATCAAGATAACGATAAAAGATAATGTCCTCACAATAAGTGGGGAAAAGAAACAAGAGAAGGAAACGAAGAATGAGAACTTTCATAGGATTGAGAGAGTTTATGGTTCATTCACCAGGACATTTACACTGCCTGGTGCTGTGAAAGTGGATAAGGTTGAAGCGAGGTTCAAAGATGGTGTTCTCACAATAAAGCTTCCGAAAGTTGAGGAAGCGAAGGCAAAGGAGATTGAGGTTAAAGTTGATTAA
- a CDS encoding HSP20 family protein, producing the protein MRKDRSIAKYEKDLKTYITPPVDMYETPDSYILFLDMPGVTKENLKIKVLDDTLVVQGKFDVPVSKDDEILFNELIYGEYKREFILSGDVDRNKINAKLDNGVLILTLGKKEEGKEIEIKIN; encoded by the coding sequence ATGAGAAAAGATAGATCAATAGCTAAATATGAAAAAGATTTGAAGACATACATCACACCTCCAGTTGATATGTATGAAACCCCAGATTCATATATCCTATTCCTTGATATGCCAGGTGTCACAAAAGAAAATTTGAAGATAAAAGTTCTTGATGATACTTTGGTAGTTCAAGGGAAATTTGATGTTCCCGTTTCAAAAGATGATGAAATTTTGTTCAATGAGCTGATATATGGCGAATATAAGCGTGAGTTTATTCTCTCTGGAGATGTTGATAGGAACAAAATTAATGCAAAACTTGATAATGGTGTTTTGATCTTAACGCTTGGGAAGAAAGAAGAGGGCAAAGAAATTGAAATTAAAATAAACTAA
- a CDS encoding HSP20 family protein, whose translation MLIRYAPFKEVEMIEKEINKLFNDFFKTFQSGYEYPLLDIVDTKDNLVIYAEIPGVSKDDVKVKIHNDVLTISGERKEPEVSEKANCLIREREFGKFMRSVRLPYPIDVDKVSAEYKDGILKIILPKKEEAKPKEIQINVN comes from the coding sequence ATGTTGATTAGGTATGCCCCATTTAAGGAGGTTGAAATGATTGAGAAAGAGATAAATAAACTCTTTAACGATTTCTTCAAAACATTCCAGTCCGGGTATGAATATCCGTTGCTTGATATCGTGGATACAAAGGATAACCTTGTAATATATGCTGAAATTCCTGGGGTAAGCAAGGATGATGTAAAGGTTAAGATTCATAATGATGTTTTGACAATATCTGGGGAAAGGAAAGAGCCTGAAGTTTCAGAAAAAGCGAATTGCCTTATCCGTGAAAGGGAATTTGGTAAGTTTATGAGAAGTGTGAGATTGCCTTATCCAATTGATGTGGACAAGGTAAGCGCTGAATATAAAGATGGAATTTTGAAGATAATCCTCCCAAAGAAAGAGGAAGCAAAACCGAAAGAAATTCAAATTAATGTAAATTAA
- a CDS encoding serine/threonine protein kinase: MKIKRLKKLIIAVFVFLFLVLAMDKIVMPFYVNSVKSIEMPNLIGMKLEDAKKIIDTLNLKLENVTERHDVRFPVGYVIIQNPRPGMKIKEGRRVYLVVSSGEQKIEVPSLIGKSVREAKLTLEKFGLRLGEVQYDFSDDFPEGAIFSQSIPEKTKVSAGAQISVVVSLGSAEGKTQVPNLIGLPLSKVEQILNEAGLRIGKVIYEPNSSVLPNTVIEQFPRPASFVSRGSAVDVFVAKELTEGQKQNY, translated from the coding sequence ATGAAAATAAAACGTCTTAAAAAGTTAATAATAGCTGTGTTTGTATTTCTTTTTTTAGTTCTTGCGATGGATAAAATCGTGATGCCTTTTTATGTAAATTCGGTTAAATCAATTGAGATGCCAAATCTTATCGGGATGAAGCTTGAAGACGCAAAAAAAATCATTGATACCTTAAACCTTAAACTTGAAAATGTAACCGAGCGCCATGATGTGAGATTTCCTGTTGGATATGTGATAATTCAAAACCCAAGACCTGGGATGAAGATAAAAGAGGGAAGACGAGTATATCTTGTCGTTAGTTCGGGCGAGCAAAAAATTGAGGTCCCATCACTTATTGGGAAATCGGTTCGTGAAGCTAAACTGACCCTTGAAAAATTTGGATTGCGCCTTGGGGAAGTCCAATATGATTTTTCTGACGACTTCCCTGAGGGAGCTATATTTTCCCAATCAATACCTGAAAAGACAAAAGTTTCAGCTGGGGCACAGATTTCAGTTGTTGTAAGTTTAGGAAGCGCTGAAGGGAAAACACAAGTTCCAAACTTAATTGGGCTTCCACTTTCAAAGGTTGAGCAGATCTTGAACGAGGCTGGTCTTCGCATAGGTAAAGTTATCTATGAACCAAATTCTTCCGTTCTCCCCAATACAGTGATTGAACAATTTCCAAGACCTGCTTCTTTCGTTTCAAGAGGCTCAGCTGTTGATGTTTTTGTTGCAAAAGAATTAACAGAAGGTCAAAAACAAAATTATTAA
- a CDS encoding ribulose-phosphate 3-epimerase gives MLKLAPSLLSADFSELKNEIRKAEEGGADLFHLDIMDGHFVPNLTFGPMIVKAIRKLTNLPLDSHLMISNPDQYIDEFREAGSDIITVHFEACTHLHRTITKIKQTGAKAGVSINPATPVNAIEEIIDYVDILLIMSVNPGFGGQKFIETSLRKIVQAKKMIMERNLDVEIEVDGGIDLDNVELLLEAGADIIVAGSSIFKSDDVTKTVKKFKEKFLEFEFKNKVKLI, from the coding sequence ATGCTTAAACTTGCTCCATCTCTGCTTTCAGCTGATTTTTCCGAGCTTAAAAACGAAATAAGAAAAGCTGAAGAAGGAGGCGCGGACCTCTTTCACCTTGATATAATGGATGGACACTTTGTTCCAAATTTAACCTTTGGACCGATGATAGTTAAAGCAATAAGAAAACTGACAAATCTTCCACTTGACTCACACCTTATGATTTCAAATCCAGATCAATATATAGATGAATTTAGAGAAGCTGGATCAGATATAATAACTGTTCACTTTGAAGCTTGCACACATTTACATAGAACGATAACAAAAATCAAACAAACGGGGGCAAAAGCTGGTGTTTCAATAAATCCAGCAACGCCCGTGAATGCAATTGAGGAAATTATTGATTATGTGGATATTTTATTGATAATGTCAGTTAACCCTGGTTTCGGAGGGCAAAAATTTATTGAAACATCACTGCGGAAAATAGTTCAAGCTAAAAAGATGATCATGGAAAGAAATCTTGATGTTGAAATTGAAGTTGATGGCGGAATAGACCTTGATAATGTTGAACTTCTACTTGAAGCAGGAGCCGATATCATAGTCGCTGGATCATCAATTTTTAAATCAGATGATGTCACAAAAACAGTGAAAAAATTTAAAGAAAAGTTTCTTGAATTTGAATTCAAAAACAAAGTAAAACTTATATGA